gaagacgGAAAAGGAAGGAGATGGATGCACAACGTGACAATAATGGTACggttctaattttgtaaaattgaaATGACACTGCTACGAATAGACTAATCGTAATGATATTTTTCTGAATGGATAAATTTGCAATGGCATGAATCCAGTTAACCGTTGAAAAAGTTATTTAATACTATAGAACAATTTTTAAAGCCATGATTGAGGCATAAGTATCTTCTACATATCATGGTGCCTCAAAACGACAAATTAATAGTACTAATTAATTGTTGGTGATATTACTAAAACACGCGGCTTCAGGCATGTAAAGTTTAATCGTTCGAGCATATTCGATCACGTGAACCTCCGATATAGTGTGGTGATATTACGCAAACACGTGAACCTCCGATCACCATGATTGTGTACGATACGAGTTGATAAGATCGAACGACGTGCTTAATCAGAGTGAGAATGCAAGACGTACTACGTTGGTCCAAATAGTTCCACATCGACATTAAcatcatacttcctccgtttcgaaatatttgacaccattgactttttagcacatgtttgaccgttcgttttattcaaaaacttttgtgaaatatgtaaaattatatgcctatataaaaatatatttaacaataaatcaaatgatagaaaaagaattaataattacttaaattttttgaataagacgaacggttaaacatgtgctaaaatgtcaacggcgtcaaacatttcgaaacggagggagtatttatctTTGTTAATTTAGACGTTCCTGGAGCATCTTTATTCTTTAACGTTTATTTCCATGCCCTGATCTGCAAGCACTTCCAACGTATACACACTGGCAGAACCAAGACTGCAGGCCAGCTAGCTATCTTCATCATTCAAAACTATAAGATTCAAATCTAGCTGGGTATAAGATAAACAACTCGTGCGTAACACGCACTGTACAACTGCCAATTTTTCGTATTGAAAATTACAAGCGAACTTTTTGGACAGACAGCTCATCGTGTTTAACGTACGttgaaaaaaataagtaatagtAGAACAATTTTAAGCCATGCATGAGAATCGAGGCAAAAATGCTATCGCTACGTATCATGCTTCCTCAATTTAATAGTACTAATTATTGGTGAAATTACTCAAACACGCGGTTCAggcatgtaataaattaagtttaATCGATCGAGCATATTATCTGATCAGTTAATCATTAAATCAACACTGACAACGTAAGATTGTTTAGTACACGTGCCAGGAATACTGACAATTAACGTATCAGATGATATTTTTCATGCTAAAATAATTCGATCATCACCGTCAGCACTATGCAACCATTGCATATCGAGATCTCCAATCATCACTATGCTTTATATTTATTGCAGTGAATCACAGCTATATATGAATCAGAACTTGCACCCCCTTAATTACCAAACCTAAAATACCTTATTGATTTCAGAGTGAAATACATGGCTGGTTCCTAGACATTTGGTGTGGTATCACTTAGATCCGTGAATTTGAAAATTACATGTATAGACCCGTGAATTAGGTCCAATCGCCCTTTGAGCATGGCTGACCGCCAACATGGCGCACCACGCATGCAACACTCTTGCGCTCAACCCCTCCGCATCACAGCGCGTCACATGTTCCCCCTTTAGCTACAATGACACCCAAATCCCCCAAATGCTCCCTCAATCTCATTCTTCTCTTGCATGTATAGAAAATACAATCCTAATtagcaattgtcatagttgtaCGCTCTATGATGGTCTTTTCTTTGTAGGATAGACACTTGATTAACGGTACCTTGCACGCATAGTTGATGGGTGTAAAACGTACtttgaattatatatcattgatgGGCAGGTTTCAGGGCACGAGTTATGCCTTACGGTGGTGAACtctataaattaaaatttatgaGAGTATTAGTTGTTAGACAGCTTAATTTTGCAagacattaattatatatgtgtttGCAACTTTTCCCTTCTTTCGATTCGTCACTAAAATCGACCAACTAATCTTTATGAagcttttctaaaaaaaatttatggacCAATGACGTTTTGCATCGTCATCACAAGGAAATTAATCAATATAATGTCATATTTGTTGCAGTGATATGTTAGAGAGGATAGACATACAGTGATCGTACTGAGCCAGAAGTTTTTACCACTTACCTACATTACAGCAAGTAAGAACACTTAAAAGGCTTTACCAATATTATATACTAGATGAAACCCCACACATTGCTACAAGAATTTTATATGATAATAATAGAAATAACACATGTAAAATAGCTTTTTAACTACATAACTTTATATACTTTATATAACTTTCATCTTTAATCGACCATTGAGGAAAAAAAGGTATAAACAAATTTGGATGATTTTGTTTATAACAATTTAAATTGTACATACAATGCTCATTCAAAAGCAAACTAAGGTGATTGTGCTCAGtgagagaaggaaaagaaaagagataatATAGATAATTATCCAAAGGCAAAAATAAGGTGGTATGACTCCATAAGAGAAGACAAGGAGGTAATTAATTTgtaccatagattaatcatccaAGGGCTAAAACTAATTAAGTTGACGTGGCTTAATGAAATAAAAGAGAAATAGCATTAATTACACTTAGAGAATGAGctttataaatatataggataTATTGGATTTCACCCGTTATTTTGTTGATTATTTTTCTCACTGGCATTATGTATATACAAATCTCTAGAAATGAAGCTTTAATTAGTAGTCTTGATGGAGAGGCAACGTCGCAGCGCTGGCCCTTTTCCCTGTCATCCTGCTGTAAATAAATAAACATATCTCTCACATCAACTACTctactgtactccctccatccaaaaaagcCAATCTTGTACTAGGGTAtgatatatcctagtacaacaaatctaaaCAACATAGAGTATGTCCAGATTTACTGtagtaggatgtgtcacatcttaATAcaagattggtttttttttttggactgaTGAAGTACCAGCTACTAATACGAAGAAGAATATTGATGAGATCCATATGTACAAAATATAAGGTTTTTATATATTCTATTATCATAGTCAAAAAATTCATAGAGGCCGGATATGATTTGTATGGAcacttatataaaatatatgtgGAGATGAGGCTAAACTTACATGCAGTAGGAAATGCTCTTATAGTGAAtatattactaaaatatataCACTTACAATGTGTAATGATATATTATTACATGTTTTCAAACCATTGTGTAATGTGAGAAAAGTAACTTTCGTTATGCCCTATGAATAACCATGGCAAACTCAAATCTAAAACGATCTCGTCAACTTGAAAAGCGAGGGTTGATGTTCATGAAAATCTCGTTGTTTCGCATGATGCAGAGATGTGCTCCATGCCATTGGAATTGTTATCTCCATCTAAAAGGGACTTGTAGATTGTTATTTAAATCCTCAATTGCTTCTGGAACTGAAACATTTATTACTATTATTGGGCAAAATAATTTCAATGGTCTTATACAACGAGACATGTAAAAATGTAATGTAGAAGATTATGAAAAATGGTAACTTCTGAGAACGAAAGTGGAGATTAAATATTCAAATAGAAAGCCCGGCCAAGTCATTTAGACATGCATAAAAGGTTGTATGATAAATGGTCTCTCACTTGAAAGTGAGAGGTCTTAAGTTCAATTCGTGGCATCTATTGTTCTTGAACCATTAGATATTTAACATATTGTTCTAGACCATTAGTTGAGATAATATGTGCTGTTCAGGGTAGCCTGCAGGCATGCCTGCTTGCCATGTGAGGAAGCCATGCTCGAGATGGTGCAGTGGTTTGTATTGGTGGAGATTTAGCAGTCAAGGGGGAGTGGAGAGGGGCGACGACTCTGCTGGTAGGCCCCGGCCCGCATGTTTAGGAGTGACAAATGACAGATGATGAACCACCACGTACTAGgcttttaaaagtttttttttggtaatGGATAATAAACCTAGCCTTTGCTTCAATTGAAGCTATAGCCACTTATTACAAAGTTATTGGCACGAAACTCAAATACACTATAAATAAACAAAGATAAATAAAAAGCTGATAAAACTACACCAACCAAGCGAAAATAAAAACTTATTCAAAGTTTAAGTCTATTGCTAATTCTCTATCCAAAGTTATCGAAAACTTGCATAACTACTGAATCTAAATTATGGCATGTAGCACATATGACTTTTATTTCCTCTTCTCACATTTGAAGCTGGCCCTAGATCCGAAGCCAAAAAATTGCTCCGAATAATATCTGCATAAAACATTTAGTTTGAGtcttaacaaaaaaaacatgtcattttacttagccatgcagCCCAATATAAAGCAGATGCTCGTACAAAATATATTTCTTGGCCTTAGAATTCATGGTTACCAGCCAATTTCCAAACATTTGAGGAAAATTATGTGGTGTTTGCAACCCAAAGGAAATAAAAACGGTTCTCCAGAGAAATTTAGCAGCATGGCATTTAAAGAATAGATATTGGATAGTCTCTTCATGCAAACAAATGCATCACTTTGTACCACTATTCCAATTCCTTTTTGCTAAATTATCTTTGGCTAACACTACCCCTTTAAGTAAATACCACATAAATCTTTATTTGATAGGCATCTTAATTTTCACAACAATTTATTTCTCTCATGCCCATTAAAAATTAATGTTGAGTGCATTGATTGAATAGAAATGTGGGTCACTCGTTTTCTTCACTACTTGACTTATTGACTTATTATTAAGGTACTTCCTCCTAGGCATTTCTCGTCATACTCCATCTTCGTATTTTAACTTAAACAACCATTTACTTAGAAGACATTGGTTTTGAATATCTATGTTATAAAACCCAAGTCCACCCTATTCTTTTGGTTGACAGATGACATCTCATCTTGTaagtctatattttttttcttaagtttATCCGTTGCCAAAAGAAAATTGATCTATAATAATGAATCTTTTGAAGCACTCCTCTAAGaatatcaaacaaaaaaaatcataaacataATTAGACTTATTAATACAAAGTTAAATAAACCAATCTTCTACCCACATACATATGTTTACCTTTCCAGCTACTTAGGCTTTTCTCAATTCTTTCCCGTAACAATTTCCAATTCTTGTTAGTCAGCTTCCTAAATGTATTGGAAAACCAAGATAATTAACCAGAAAAGATATATCCCTAACAATACCCAAACAAAATAGAATATTGTTCTTCATTATCTTAAGCTTGACCTTAGCAGAATATTTCATTTTTCTGAAAAGAGAGCTCTTCAAAAACACAAAGTATTAGGTTCATATTCTTAGTTTTCTCAAAGTCATGATCCATAAAAAACAATGTATCATCTAGATGTTGCAGAATAGATAAACCATCATCAATCAAATGTGGCACTACTCCAGCAATTTGTTCATCCTCCTTTGAACGCTTGATTAGGATAGCTAACATGTCTATGATAATATTAAAAACTAGATGATGCCCCATGCTTTTCTAcgggatatatgttagatattggagaaatgataaaatgatttggattgaaatattatgaaaatgatttgagaatgatgatttagcatatgtctgtttagttttagaatgaaataaattgtagaaataattactatatgcttgcatgttaagctttatgTGCTTGGGTTAATGTGGCATGCTTGTATGTAGGTTTTAGGAGTActaataaatactatgcttgcatgttgtgCTTTAGGTGTTTAGTGAGCAttagctttatagaaagaagaaattgaagataaaggatcacCTTGCTTtaaacctttttttaaaaaaaaaaggttctttAAGTAGTAAAGATAAGGATGTAAATACTGATATTTTTGCTTTAATGCTGCAAATTACATGGCTGAACGcatttattataatatgtaataaAACGAGAGCTGGTGTACATGATCGATTCACACGATCGATAGTAACAGCTACATTATTTCGCGAAAGAGAAGAACATTACATTCATTGACTGGCTGATACAGCAATAGAATGTAGCGGGCCTGCCCCGTGCAACATGAGCGAATGCCATGCAAGTATGTGGTcgatcttgtttttcttttcattgaCTGAAATGGATTTTGATGGTCGCCGTGAAGACGGGGCTGTCACCGGTAGCAGTACTGGCATCTATCTTGAACCCATCCGAGTCGGCATTGCATGTGTAAGCTGCGTTATTCACCTTGTCGTACAATTGCTCCCAGTCACCTTGGAAGCTGTCCACACCTCCAACAGCGCAGTAGGCCTGCCATTAACAAAGAGAAACATATATAcgtttatatatttattaattaatattcTCGTTTTCTACCGCGACAGCCGAAACCAGATAATGGATATTAAATCCGACCTCTACATCTGATACGATGTAGATGAACAGGAAGAATACTAGCATGAATCTTGGAGATAATTGGAAAATACCGAGGAAAAATCGACTGCGAAATGGCGACACAATTTTAATTAGCAATGGCGCCGAAGAATAATTTGATATGAATATACCTTGTTCCGGTAGAAAGAGCTCCATGGCGTGCTCCAGGCGACGAGCAGGTCGCGCTCGACGCCGTCGGCGTTGGTGCCGCGGTACACGACGGCGGCCTCGGATCCGGAGGAGTCGCCGGACTTGTGGACGTGGTGGAACGCCGCCCACTGGCCGTTGCCGATCTCGGTGGGGTACGGGGTGCGGCCGATGAAGCCCCACCAGTCGTGGTCGGCGACGTGGCGGAGGGTGGCGCCGGTGGCGTTGTAGACGAGGCACAGCGTCGACTCGCCGTTGCCGTACCAGTCCTTGACGCCCTGCACGTAGCTGGCCGCCTTCTTGTCCTTGCCGTCCTCGTTCACCAGGTTCATGGCCTCCCGTGCACGGTCCTCCTGCCTCTTGGCCTTCCCCACGTACCTCTCCATCTCGTCCAGCTTGTAGTTGTCCACAACATCGCCGAAGCAGTTCGCcatctctcgatcgatcgatctattaGCTTATACGGTCGATCTAGCTAATCCAGCTCGATCTATTAGCTTACATGATCCAACTCAACTCCCCCCTCTtatatagtactagtagtactctaTCCCCAAGAGGACGATCTCTGTCTAGCTAGTGTCTATACTAGCTAGGAACTCCCACATTAACGGGAAAATCTAGGTTGATTGTTCGTGTTAAATTAGTTGTGGCGTGATAAGCAATATAGATTAAACAATAACAGGCTCACTATAATTTATGTTATCTTGTAGTATCAGCAGGTCTGTGAGATCCTATCTATGATCACGTGATTCATGTAAGCTGAGACTTACCTAACATGCATTTGATTTCTCCTTAATTCATTAACGTACGTAAGAGTTCACACAGAGAATCCAATTAGTAAACAGAAGAGATGAGCACTAACTAGCAATCCAGTACTATAAATACATTGGGATATTAAGCataacagatcatcgatcctagctagctagctttacAAAGTAACTAAGTATAAAGCATGAGCACATTCGGCGTGCCCATCACCGACGAGACGCTGGAGGCGATGTCGCGGTACGCCGGGAAGAGCATCAGCCAGGTGGACCGCGCGCGGGAGGCGATGCGCCTCATCCACGCCGAGGGCAAGAACCTGGACGCGCTGCAGCACGCGCTGGGGCTCAAGGCCTCCTACGGCGACGGCGTCTCCGCCATGGTGCTCGTCTACAacgccaccggcgccgcgctGGAGCTCGTCGACGGGGAGGGCGGGTCGATGGACTGGTACGGCTACGTCTACCACGAGCAGCCGCCGGCGTCGTTCCAGAACGGCCAGTGGCTGGCGTTCCTCCACGCCCACCCGACGGCGCAGTCGATCGGCTGCGAGGCGGCGCGCGTCTTCCGCGGCCGCGACGTCGACGGCCAGGTCCGGGACTTCATGGTCGCATGGTCCCTTCCTTGGAGCGCCACGCAGAACTCTGTAAGAAAACGACCAGCAAATATGACCACTCATCGTCGCAAGATGCCAACATTAATAATT
This window of the Oryza sativa Japonica Group chromosome 4, ASM3414082v1 genome carries:
- the LOC9267350 gene encoding 23 kDa jasmonate-induced protein, which codes for MANCFGDVVDNYKLDEMERYVGKAKRQEDRAREAMNLVNEDGKDKKAASYVQGVKDWYGNGESTLCLVYNATGATLRHVADHDWWGFIGRTPYPTEIGNGQWAAFHHVHKSGDSSGSEAAVVYRGTNADGVERDLLVAWSTPWSSFYRNKAYCAVGGVDSFQGDWEQLYDKVNNAAYTCNADSDGFKIDASTATGDSPVFTATIKIHFSQ
- the LOC107276694 gene encoding 23 kDa jasmonate-induced protein produces the protein MSTFGVPITDETLEAMSRYAGKSISQVDRAREAMRLIHAEGKNLDALQHALGLKASYGDGVSAMVLVYNATGAALELVDGEGGSMDWYGYVYHEQPPASFQNGQWLAFLHAHPTAQSIGCEAARVFRGRDVDGQVRDFMVAWSLPWSATQNSAYTEVREKDHFPNYWGYIKEEKLEKAGKICTDQTDKNCASTVSVGGCTSSEFIAVLQHKFGPLPEE